A region from the Dendropsophus ebraccatus isolate aDenEbr1 chromosome 1, aDenEbr1.pat, whole genome shotgun sequence genome encodes:
- the ULK3 gene encoding serine/threonine-protein kinase ULK3, which produces MAGWAPPRLNDFILTDKLGSGTYATVYKAYRKHNTREVVAIKCVSKKSLNKASVENLLTEIEILKTVHHPHILELKDFQWDRDYIFLITEYCAGGDLSRFIRTRRILPEKVTQIFLQQLASALKFLHERNISHLDLKPQNILLSSLDKPHLKLADFGFAQHMICQDGPQSLRGSPLYMAPEMVCSKHYDARVDLWSVGVILYEALFGRAPFASRSFSELEEKIRSNQSIELPTRPRVSPECRDLLQLLLVRDPDQRISFPDFFNHPFVDLEHMPCAESLQKAAAFVGEAVEKDGAGEHSAALTLYCRALEYFIPALHYETDVRRKEAIRSKVCQYVSRAEELKVLVSSNNKSLLLQGISSRELLKEMSQNKPRLFAALDVASAAVVKDEEGQVADALDLYQQSLGELILMLSAEPAGRRRELLHAEIQALMKRAEFLKEQMKTSSWKSESLGQEMLSESVRSSCSLQ; this is translated from the exons ATGGCTGGCTGGGCTCCCCCTCGGCTCAATGACTTCATTCTGACTGATAAACTGGGCAGCGGCACCTATGCCACCGTGTATAAGGCCTACAGGAAG CACAACACTCGTGAAGTAGTGGCCATTAAGTGTGTCAGCAAAAAAAGCCTTAATAAAGCTTCTGTGGAAAACCTACTGACAGAAATTGAGATCCTGAAAACTGTCCATCATCCACACATCCTTGAGCTGAAGGACTTCCAG TGGGACCGGGATTATATATTTCTGATCACAGAGTATTGTGCTGGCGGAGACCTTTCTCGATTTATCCGCACCAGACGTATTCTTCCTGAGAAGGTTACTCAAATTTTCCTTCAGCAGCTTG ctaGTGCTTTGAAGTTTCTGCATGAAAGAAACATTTCACACTTGGATCTGAAGCCTCAAAATATTCTCCTTAGTAGTCTTGATAAGCCCCACCTAAAGCTTGCTG ATTTTGGTTTTGCCCAGCACATGATATGCCAAGATGGGCCCCAGTCACTACGaggatctcctctgtatatggcCCCTGAGATGGTGTGCAGCAAACACTATGATGCTCGAGTAGACCTCTGGTCTGTTGGGGTCATTCTGTATG AGGCTTTATTTGGGAGAGCACCATTTGCATCTAGGTCattctcagaactggaggaaaaaATAAGAAGTAACCAGAGTATAGAG CTCCCAACAAGACCACGGGTTTCCCCAGAATGTCGTGATCTACTCCAGCTGCTCTTGGTAAGAGACCCTGATCAGCGAATTTCTTTCCCAGATTTCTTCAACCATCCATTTGTGGACCTGGAGCACATGCCATGTGCAGAGTCTTTGCAAAAAGCT GCAGCCTTTGTAGGGGAGGCAGTAGAGAAAGATGGAGCCGGAGAGCATTCAGCTGCCCTCACATTGTACTGCCGAGCTCTAGAATACTTCATCCCTGCCCTGCACT ATGAAACAGATGTTCGTCGTAAAGAAGCCATCCGCTCTAAG GTTTGTCAGTACGTGTCCCGAGCCGAGGAACTGAAGGTCCTGGTGTCATCTAATAATAAGAGCCTGCTGCTACAGGGTATATCATCTCGGGAGCTTTTGAAAG AGATGTCACAGAACAAGCCACGTCTGTTTGCTGCTTTGGATGTGGCCTCAGCTGCGGTTGTGAAG GATGAAGAAGGACAGGTTGCAGATGCCCTGGATCTATACCAGCAGAGCCTGGGAGAGTTAATACTAATGCTATCTG CCGAACCTGCTGGAAGAAGACGGGAGCTACTACATGCTGAA ATTCAGGCACTAATGAAACGAGCTGAGTTTCTAAAGGAACAG ATGAAAACTTCTAGTTGGAAGTCTGAATCTCTGGGACAGGAGATGCTGTCAGAATCTGTGCGAAGCT CATGCTCTCTGCAGTAG